In Castor canadensis chromosome 11, mCasCan1.hap1v2, whole genome shotgun sequence, a single genomic region encodes these proteins:
- the Kif2b gene encoding kinesin-like protein KIF2B, with translation MASQVCLPLAPRLSSLKPLKTLSQDLQVGLCVSIQRSDKRIHPAVVTGINRENSWVTVEWVEKGVKKGKKTDLETIFLLNPGLISAEHQTPSRPLRPLALTPSAATGDQHTATQWVAVVPPKNETPSGDSLSFIVPSNPCLMKQKKSPCVREIEKLQKQRDERRQLQLERQARRALEFSTKNPNYEIMGMIEEYRRHLDSSKLFSLEPPEDHRICVCVRKRPLNQRETTMKDLDIITIPSDNMVMVHESKQKVDLTRYLENQTFCFDHAFDDKASNELVYQFTAQPLVESIFRKGMATCFAYGQTGSGKTHTMGGTFSGRTQDCSKGIYALVAQDVFHLLKSSTYDKLDLKVYGTFFEIYGGKVYDLLNWKKQLQVLEDGNQQIQVVGLLEKEVCSVKEVLNLVKLGNSRRTSGQTSVNSHSSRSHAVFQIILRSKGNLHGKFSLVDLAGNERGADTARANRKRQLEGAEINKSLLALKECIRALGRNKSHTPFRASKLTQVLRDSFIGQNSSTCMIATISPGMTSCENTLNTLRYANRVKELALHIKPYHRCFSPIGHEAPRMLEKHIRNSECSLQRTGFIKIPHTQREQKNQSKEIATFSTPLVKDTAASWKKSRQWWENVQETAKGVNCDVDFCIAQSLSILEQKIAVLTEIQKKLRLLRADLQKKTKIE, from the coding sequence ATGGCCAGCCAGGTCTGCCTCCCTCTTGCCCCACGCCTCTCTTCTCTGAAACCTTTGAAGACACTCTCCCAAGACCTCCAGGTGGGCCTCTGTGTATCAATCCAGCGCAGTGACAAGAGGATCCACCCTGCTGTAGTCACAGGGATCAACAGAGAAAACTCTTGGGTCACTGTAGAGTGGGTTGAGAAAGGAGTCAAAAAAGGCAAGAAGACTGATCTAGAGACGATATTCCTGCTGAATCCAGGTCTGATCTCTGCTGAACACCAAACACCATCCAGGCCCTTGCGTCCCTTGGCTCTAACACCCTCAGCAGCCACTGGTGACCAACATACAGCCACTCAGTGGGTTGCAGTGGTTCCCCCAAAAAATGAAACACCCTCGGGGGATAGCCTGTCCTTTATAGTTCCCAGCAACCCTTGTCTGATGAAGCAGAAAAAGTCTCCTTGTGTAAGGGAAATTGAGAAGCTCCAGAAACAGCGAGATGAACGCAGGCAACTGCAGCTGGAGAGACAAGCAAGACGAGCCCTTGAGTTCAGCACAAAGAATCCAAATTATGAGATCATGGGTATGATCGAAGAGTATCGCAGACACCTGGATAGCAGCAAGCTGTTCAGCCTGGAGCCTCCTGAAGACCACAGGATCTGCGTCTGTGTGAGGAAGCGGCCCCTCAACCAGAGAGAGACCACCATGAAGGACCTGGACATCATCACTATCCCCTCAGACAACATGGTCATGGTGCATGAGTCCAAGCAAAAAGTGGACCTCACCCGCTACCTGGAGAACCAGACCTTCTGTTTTGACCATGCCTTCGATGACAAGGCCTCCAATGAGTTAGTGTACCAGTTCACTGCCCAACCACTGGTGGAGTCTATCTTTCGCAAGGGCATGGCCACCTGCTTTGCCTATGGGCAGACTGGTAGTGGGAAGACGCACACCATGGGAGGAACCTTCTCTGGAAGGACCCAAGATTGTTCTAAAGGCATTTATGCCCTGGTTGCGCAGGATGTCTTTCACCTGCTCAAAAGCTCCACTTATGATAAGCTGGATCTCAAAGTCTATGGGACATTTTTTGAGATTTATGGTGGCAAAGTGTATGATTTGCTGAACTGGAAGAAGCAACTGCAAGTCCTTGAGGATGGCAATCAACAAATCCAAGTGGTTGGGCTGCTGGAGAAAGAGGTGTGCAGTGTGAAGGAAGTGCTGAACCTTGTCAAGCTAGGAAACAGCCGTCGGACTTCTGGGCAGACATCTGTCAACTCCCATTCATCCAGGAGCCATGCAGTGTTCCAGATCATCCTGAGGTCAAAAGGAAACCTGCACGGCAAGTTTTCCCTTGTTGACTTAGCTGGGAATGAAAGAGGAGCAGATACCGCCAGGGCCAACCGGAAGAGGCAGCTGGAAGGGGCAGAGATTAATAAGAGTCTCCTTGCCCTCAAAGAATGTATCCGGGCTTTGGGTCGGAACAAGTCTCACACTCCATTCAGAGCAAGCAAACTCACACAGGTGCTCCGAGATTCTTTCATAGGCCAAAACTCTTCCACTTGCATGATTGCTACTATCTCACCAGGGATGACTTCTTGTGAAAACACCCTCAACACTTTAAGATATGCCAACAGAGTAAAAGAATTAGCACTACATATAAAGCCCTATCATCGTTGCTTCTCTCCAATTGGACATGAGGCACCACGGATGTTAGAAAAGCACATTAGGAATTCTGAATGTTCCCTTCAGAGGACTGGATTTATTAAAATACCTCATACACAGAGAGAGCAGAAGAATCAGAGTAAAGAAATTGCAACATTTTCCACACCATTAGTGAAGGACACAGCAGCTTCATGGAAAAAATCTAGACAGTGGTGGGAGAACGTCCAGGAGACAGCCAAAGGAGTAAACTGTGATGTTGATTTTTGCATTGCCCAGTCACTGTCCATTTTGGAGCAGAAAATTGCTGTTTTGACTGAGATACAAAAGAAACTCAGATTATTACGAGCTGATCTCCAAAAGAAGACCAAAATAGAGTGA